A single region of the Enterobacteriaceae endosymbiont of Donacia cinerea genome encodes:
- the murJ gene encoding murein biosynthesis integral membrane protein MurJ: protein MNLLKSLTTVSIITLFSRLLGFIRDSLIAKVFGAGVYSDSFFIAFKLPNLLRRIFAEGAFSQAFTPILAEYKNKRSVKDTKNFIASTLGILIIILSIIVIIGIFFSSLIISIIAPGFVNTDYKLKLTAKILKMTFPYILLISLSSLASSILNIWKNFFVPAVTPILLNISMILLIIIFPNMLEPSILILAWAVLIGGLSQIFYQLIYLKKINMLILPHFKNFDKGVSRVFKKMGTAIIGVAATQISLLINSAFSSFLITGSITWIYYADRLMELPVSMFGIALTIVLLPALTDSFTQNKEKEYNQLMDIGLRLCFLLIIPSSLILIFLSRPLLISLFQYGAFTYFDVLMTEINIIIYSVGLIFLIIAKVLAIGFYARQDVKTPVKINIIVLIITQFLSPFFIFFLHHIGFPISICFAACLNVILLFNKLIKKKIYKPEYGWSHFLFRIIIVTIILSIILLFISNIISEKWLILSSFKIRIFYLLSICSIIFILYIFILFLLGFRLRDFSLKNIEN from the coding sequence ATGAATTTATTAAAGTCATTAACGACGGTGAGTATAATAACGTTGTTTTCTAGATTATTAGGTTTTATTAGGGATAGTCTTATAGCAAAAGTTTTTGGAGCAGGAGTTTATAGTGATTCTTTTTTTATAGCTTTTAAATTACCTAATTTATTACGCCGTATATTTGCAGAAGGAGCTTTTTCTCAAGCTTTTACTCCGATACTAGCAGAATATAAAAATAAAAGAAGTGTAAAAGATACAAAAAATTTTATTGCTTCTACATTAGGTATATTAATTATTATACTTTCTATAATAGTAATAATAGGAATATTTTTTTCTTCCTTAATTATTTCTATAATCGCTCCTGGATTTGTTAATACAGATTATAAATTAAAACTTACGGCAAAAATATTAAAAATGACTTTTCCTTATATATTATTAATATCATTATCTTCATTAGCTAGTTCAATTTTAAATATTTGGAAAAATTTTTTTGTTCCGGCAGTAACTCCTATTTTATTAAATATAAGTATGATTTTATTAATTATTATATTTCCTAATATGTTAGAACCTTCAATTTTAATTTTAGCATGGGCTGTTTTAATTGGTGGTTTATCACAAATTTTTTATCAATTAATTTATTTAAAAAAAATAAATATGTTAATTCTTCCTCATTTTAAAAATTTTGATAAAGGAGTATCGAGAGTTTTTAAAAAAATGGGTACAGCTATTATTGGAGTAGCGGCTACGCAAATATCCTTATTAATTAATTCTGCTTTTTCATCTTTTTTAATCACAGGATCTATTACTTGGATTTATTATGCTGATCGTTTAATGGAGTTACCTGTAAGTATGTTTGGAATAGCCTTAACAATAGTATTATTACCAGCTCTAACTGATTCTTTTACTCAAAATAAAGAAAAAGAATATAATCAATTAATGGATATTGGTTTACGTTTATGTTTTTTATTAATAATACCCAGTTCTTTAATTTTAATTTTTTTATCCAGACCATTATTAATTTCTTTATTCCAATATGGAGCTTTTACATATTTTGATGTATTAATGACTGAAATAAATATTATTATTTATTCAGTAGGATTAATATTTTTAATAATTGCTAAAGTATTAGCAATCGGATTTTATGCAAGACAAGATGTAAAAACACCTGTTAAAATTAATATAATTGTTTTAATTATTACTCAATTTCTTAGTCCTTTTTTTATTTTTTTTTTACATCATATCGGATTTCCTATATCTATATGTTTTGCAGCATGTTTAAATGTTATTTTACTATTTAATAAATTAATTAAAAAAAAAATTTATAAACCAGAATATGGTTGGTCACATTTTTTATTCCGTATTATTATTGTAACAATTATTTTAAGTATAATTTTATTATTTATATCAAATATTATTTCTGAAAAATGGTTAATTTTATCTTCTTTTAAAATACGTATATTTTATTTATTAAGTATTTGTTCTATAATCTTTATATTATATATATTTATATTATTTTTATTAGGATTTCGTTTAAGAGATTTTTCTTTAAAAAATATAGAAAATTAA
- the sufC gene encoding Fe-S cluster assembly ATPase SufC produces the protein MLKIKNLHVHINDKIILNKFNLNINPGEIHAIMGPNGSGKSTLSYVLSGKKEYIISKGEIFYKNENLLLMKPEIRARKGIFVSFQYLIEIPGVSNNIFLYNSLKAIKKYKEKKKLDRFTYNNIINEKLKIFEKSKDFLQRFVNVGFSGGEKKINDIFQMFVLEPDLCILDEIDSGLDIDALKLVCKIINIMKNSNRSFLIITHYRRILDYIKPNFIHILYNKKIIKSGDFNLISYLEKYGYGCLDGK, from the coding sequence ATGTTAAAAATTAAAAATTTACATGTTCATATAAATGATAAAATTATTCTCAATAAATTTAATTTAAATATAAATCCTGGAGAAATCCATGCGATTATGGGACCTAATGGGTCAGGAAAAAGTACTTTATCATATGTATTATCTGGTAAAAAAGAGTATATTATTTCTAAAGGAGAAATATTTTATAAAAATGAAAATTTATTATTAATGAAACCAGAAATTAGAGCTAGAAAAGGAATTTTTGTGTCTTTTCAGTATTTAATCGAAATACCAGGAGTTAGTAATAATATATTTTTATATAACTCTCTAAAAGCAATAAAAAAATATAAAGAAAAAAAGAAATTAGATAGATTTACTTATAATAATATTATAAATGAAAAATTAAAAATTTTTGAAAAATCAAAAGATTTTTTACAACGTTTTGTAAATGTTGGTTTTTCAGGAGGTGAAAAAAAAATTAATGATATATTTCAAATGTTTGTATTAGAACCAGATTTATGTATTTTAGATGAAATTGATTCTGGATTAGATATTGATGCATTAAAATTAGTATGTAAAATAATTAATATTATGAAAAATTCAAATAGATCATTTTTAATTATTACACATTATCGTCGTATTCTTGATTATATAAAACCTAATTTTATCCATATATTATACAATAAAAAAATTATAAAATCAGGAGATTTTAATCTTATTTCTTATTTAGAAAAATATGGATATGGATGCCTTGATGGAAAATAA
- the sufB gene encoding Fe-S cluster assembly protein SufB — translation MNNHLKYLKEQKKVYKEGFFTKLKNEKFIPGINLDIIYKISKIRNEPKWMLNFRLQGYYSWINKKEPHWLNGFYKKLNYQNYIYYSAPLNNLKFNNHIKNKYLTSEVKKTFNKLNIPINNNPHIAVDAIFDSVSVITTNQKKLLNKGIIFCSLNEAIINYPELVKKYLGSVVPANDNYFASLNAAVASDGTFIYIPKNIRCPIDLSTYFRINEKNIGQFERTILIADENSYLNYIEGCSAPIRNNSQLHAAVVEVILHKNAQVNYSTVQNWFSGNLKNKGGILNFVTKRAICKGENSKMSWTQSETGAAITWKYPSVILEGDNSSGEFFSVSLTNGNQQADTGTKMIHIGKNTKSKIISKSISTENSKNTYRGLVSINKFAKNSRNFTQCDSILVGSKCSTHTYPVLKILNNTAQVEHEATTSQIEEDQIFFCLQRGLDIENAISLIINGFCREVFVKFPLEFAVEAQKLLSIHLEESIG, via the coding sequence ATGAATAATCATTTAAAATACTTAAAAGAACAAAAAAAAGTATATAAAGAAGGATTTTTTACTAAATTAAAAAATGAAAAATTTATTCCTGGTATTAATTTAGATATAATATACAAAATATCTAAAATTCGTAATGAACCAAAATGGATGCTTAATTTTAGATTACAAGGATATTATTCATGGATAAATAAAAAAGAACCTCACTGGTTAAATGGTTTTTATAAAAAATTAAATTATCAAAATTATATTTATTATTCAGCTCCATTAAATAATTTAAAATTTAATAATCATATTAAAAATAAATATTTAACATCTGAAGTAAAGAAAACATTTAATAAATTAAATATTCCTATTAATAATAATCCACATATAGCTGTAGATGCTATTTTTGATTCTGTTTCAGTTATTACAACAAATCAAAAAAAGTTATTAAATAAAGGCATTATTTTTTGTTCGTTAAATGAAGCTATAATAAATTATCCTGAACTAGTAAAAAAATATCTAGGTTCAGTAGTTCCGGCTAATGATAATTATTTTGCGTCATTAAATGCCGCCGTAGCTTCTGATGGTACATTTATTTATATTCCTAAAAATATACGTTGTCCTATAGATTTATCTACTTATTTTAGAATTAATGAAAAAAATATTGGACAATTTGAACGTACAATTTTAATTGCTGATGAAAATAGTTATCTTAATTATATAGAAGGTTGTTCAGCTCCAATTAGAAATAATTCTCAATTACATGCAGCTGTAGTTGAAGTAATTTTACATAAAAATGCTCAAGTGAATTATTCAACAGTGCAAAATTGGTTTTCAGGAAATTTAAAGAATAAAGGAGGAATTTTAAATTTTGTAACTAAAAGAGCAATATGTAAAGGAGAAAATAGTAAAATGTCTTGGACACAGTCAGAAACAGGAGCTGCAATTACTTGGAAATATCCTAGTGTTATTTTAGAAGGAGATAATTCTTCAGGAGAATTTTTTTCTGTTTCTTTAACAAATGGTAATCAACAAGCTGATACTGGTACTAAAATGATTCATATAGGGAAAAATACAAAATCAAAAATTATATCTAAAAGTATTTCTACTGAAAATAGTAAAAATACTTATCGTGGATTAGTTTCTATTAATAAATTTGCAAAAAATTCTCGTAATTTTACACAATGTGATTCAATTTTAGTTGGTTCTAAATGTAGTACACATACGTATCCTGTTTTAAAAATATTAAATAATACAGCACAAGTTGAACATGAAGCTACTACTTCTCAAATCGAAGAAGATCAAATATTCTTTTGTTTACAAAGAGGATTAGATATTGAAAATGCTATTTCTTTAATTATTAATGGATTTTGTAGAGAAGTTTTTGTTAAATTTCCTTTAGAATTTGCAGTTGAAGCACAAAAATTATTATCTATTCATTTAGAAGAAAGTATAGGATAA
- a CDS encoding HesB/IscA family protein has translation MIIKHKLIHLKCHKNNYKGLYLTKNAFLQINKIIQKYNDKRIKLFLKKSGCFGFKYKILLVKIKFNNEILFRKENTSIIIDNKDIIFIDGTIIDFIKNKFNESFEFYNNKIKKFCGCKKSFNINLKKN, from the coding sequence ATGATAATAAAACATAAATTAATACATTTAAAATGTCATAAAAATAATTACAAAGGTTTATATTTAACAAAAAATGCATTTTTACAAATAAATAAAATAATTCAAAAATATAATGATAAAAGGATAAAATTATTTTTAAAAAAATCTGGTTGTTTTGGTTTTAAATATAAAATTTTATTAGTAAAAATAAAATTTAATAATGAAATTTTATTTAGAAAAGAAAATACATCTATTATTATAGATAATAAAGATATTATTTTTATTGATGGAACTATTATTGATTTTATAAAAAATAAGTTTAATGAATCATTTGAATTTTATAATAATAAAATTAAAAAATTTTGTGGATGTAAAAAAAGTTTTAATATTAATTTAAAAAAGAATTAA